From the genome of Sphingobacterium kitahiroshimense, one region includes:
- a CDS encoding 3-hydroxyacyl-ACP dehydratase FabZ family protein codes for MNVKDIIAKLPYTKPFLFVDELLHIDENGSMGTYTFDENLDFYKGHFKEKPVTPGVILTETMAQIGLVCLGIYLLNNELKNTSIAFTSVEMQFLKPVYPNEKVTVISQKIYFRFGKLKCNISMKNEAEQIVSQGIFSGMLTTEL; via the coding sequence ATGAACGTAAAAGATATTATAGCAAAATTACCCTATACTAAACCATTTTTATTTGTCGATGAGCTGCTTCATATTGATGAAAATGGAAGTATGGGTACATATACCTTCGATGAAAATCTAGATTTCTATAAGGGACATTTTAAAGAAAAACCGGTTACTCCTGGAGTGATTTTAACAGAAACTATGGCGCAGATAGGTCTTGTTTGTCTCGGCATTTACCTTCTTAATAATGAGCTAAAAAATACTTCAATTGCATTTACATCTGTCGAAATGCAATTTTTAAAACCTGTATATCCAAATGAAAAAGTTACTGTAATTTCTCAAAAAATATATTTTAGATTCGGCAAACTCAAGTGTAACATCAGTATGAAAAACGAAGCCGAACAGATTGTTAGTCAAGGTATATTTTCAGGAATGTTAACCACTGAGCTATGA
- a CDS encoding YncE family protein, translating to MKKSLNLALALLLGFSANAQHKLDKIWETDSIINLPESVLPDTESGILYVSIMGNSADEKDGIGGIGKLDMNGKVMDLEWISGLHAPKGLAKHGNTLYAADITDVVVIDIPSSKILRKIPISESVFLNDITVSDKGVVYVSDTRTKKIHQIINNKPSIYLENINGVNGLKAIGKDLYIAGGDKQLLKANEKKEITALAELPCGGDGIEPVGNGDFVYSCWGGYIYYVYANGKSELLLDSTTEKKNTADIGYDPIKKIVYVPTFFKKSVAAYQLK from the coding sequence ATGAAAAAATCACTCAATCTAGCACTAGCTTTACTATTAGGGTTCTCTGCCAATGCCCAACACAAACTTGATAAAATATGGGAAACAGATAGCATCATCAATCTACCTGAGTCTGTGCTACCCGATACGGAATCCGGAATTTTATATGTGTCAATCATGGGAAACAGTGCTGATGAGAAAGATGGAATCGGCGGTATCGGCAAATTGGACATGAACGGAAAAGTGATGGACCTAGAGTGGATTAGCGGACTTCATGCACCAAAAGGTTTAGCTAAGCACGGTAATACACTTTATGCTGCAGATATAACTGATGTTGTAGTTATCGACATACCTTCTAGTAAAATACTTCGTAAAATTCCAATTTCCGAATCCGTATTTTTAAACGATATTACTGTAAGTGACAAAGGTGTAGTTTATGTTTCAGATACACGAACAAAAAAAATTCATCAGATCATCAATAATAAACCAAGTATTTATCTTGAAAATATTAATGGAGTCAATGGATTAAAGGCGATTGGTAAAGATCTTTATATCGCCGGTGGTGATAAACAATTACTTAAAGCTAATGAAAAGAAAGAAATCACAGCTTTAGCAGAACTACCTTGTGGAGGAGATGGTATTGAGCCAGTCGGCAATGGAGATTTCGTATATTCCTGTTGGGGTGGCTACATTTATTATGTATATGCTAATGGCAAATCAGAATTACTTTTAGATAGCACAACAGAAAAGAAAAATACAGCAGATATCGGTTATGATCCTATCAAGAAGATCGTTTATGTACCTACGTTTTTCAAAAAGAGCGTTGCTGCTTATCAACTAAAATAA
- a CDS encoding NAD(P)/FAD-dependent oxidoreductase has protein sequence MKKNADVIIIGGGLAGLTAALHLTKKGLNVTLIEKYSYPRHKVCGEYLSKEILPYLNWLNSDILQVYPTNINTLIFTHQNGKTAKADLPLGGLGISRYSLDNSLYLQAVKMGCTVIKATVTKVTFNENAFTVMTENQILIAEIVLGAFGKRSNVDQVLKRNFMNKTAPWLAVKGHYSGEFPDDVVALHNFKGGYCGITKVEDNTINMCYLADLKSFKKHKNITEFEQNVLYKNKHIKYFFENSTLLFDKPLTISQISFDKKPIIENHILMIGDTAGLIHPLCGNGMAMAMHSAKISSELIVDYYTGKIVSRKLLEKKFTQQWKQNFEKRLLIGNLLSKALQHQTITIVLIRIATMFPSLLPLIIKQTHGKAITIK, from the coding sequence ATGAAGAAAAATGCTGATGTTATTATTATTGGTGGTGGCCTTGCAGGTTTAACAGCTGCATTACATTTAACAAAAAAAGGATTAAATGTCACATTAATTGAAAAATATAGTTATCCTCGTCATAAAGTCTGCGGGGAATATCTTTCAAAAGAAATATTACCTTATTTGAATTGGTTGAACTCAGACATTTTACAAGTATATCCAACAAATATTAACACACTTATATTTACTCATCAAAATGGTAAAACTGCAAAAGCAGACTTACCGTTGGGAGGCCTTGGCATCAGTAGGTATTCGCTGGATAATTCTCTATATCTACAAGCAGTAAAAATGGGATGTACCGTTATTAAAGCTACAGTAACAAAGGTAACATTTAATGAAAATGCATTCACAGTGATGACCGAAAATCAGATTTTAATAGCAGAAATCGTATTGGGAGCATTCGGGAAACGATCGAACGTGGATCAGGTCCTAAAACGTAATTTTATGAATAAAACTGCCCCGTGGCTAGCCGTAAAAGGACATTATTCCGGAGAATTTCCTGATGATGTAGTAGCACTACATAACTTTAAGGGTGGTTATTGTGGTATTACAAAAGTTGAAGACAATACTATAAATATGTGCTACCTGGCTGATTTAAAATCATTTAAAAAGCACAAGAATATAACAGAATTTGAACAAAATGTTCTTTACAAGAATAAACACATCAAATACTTTTTTGAAAATAGCACATTACTTTTTGATAAACCACTTACAATAAGTCAAATATCATTTGATAAAAAACCGATCATCGAAAACCATATATTAATGATCGGTGATACTGCCGGCCTTATCCATCCCCTCTGTGGCAATGGCATGGCCATGGCTATGCACAGTGCTAAAATTTCGTCAGAGCTAATCGTCGACTATTACACAGGTAAAATCGTATCCCGAAAATTATTAGAAAAAAAATTCACACAACAATGGAAACAAAATTTCGAAAAGAGACTCTTAATCGGAAACCTGTTATCGAAAGCACTTCAACATCAAACCATCACAATAGTATTGATCAGGATCGCAACGATGTTCCCCTCTCTTCTTCCTTTGATAATAAAGCAAACACACGGTAAAGCAATAACAATCAAATGA
- a CDS encoding type III polyketide synthase, which produces MSVKIVTVAKQLPKYSSDTVEILPMLDTWLYGQETRFIKKVKKIFEGAAVNTRYSIMDPIEVFTATSFEDKNNIYSREVIILGEQVLEKALKKAGWDPSTLDYIITVSCTGIIIPSLDAYLINKLKLRQDIVRLPVTEMGCVAGVSGLLYAKNFLKGNPNKRAAVIAIEAPTATFQLDDFSMSNIVSAAIFGDGAACCLLSSYEEDYGPNILDEQMYHFFNTEHIMGFKLTNSGLKMILGTEVPDTIAQHFGDIIHPFLKKNNLEIRNIDHMIFHPGGKKIVMTVEKLFSEWGKNIDHTKEILLQYGNMSSATVLYVLERVMDKNPIQGELGLMLSFGPGFSAQGLLLKW; this is translated from the coding sequence ATGAGTGTAAAGATCGTAACTGTTGCAAAACAACTGCCGAAATATTCAAGCGATACAGTTGAAATACTTCCTATGCTAGATACTTGGCTTTATGGACAAGAAACACGTTTTATAAAAAAAGTAAAAAAAATATTTGAAGGTGCGGCAGTAAATACACGGTATTCAATTATGGATCCTATTGAAGTATTTACAGCAACTTCTTTTGAAGATAAAAATAACATTTACAGCCGTGAAGTTATTATCCTTGGTGAACAAGTGCTTGAGAAAGCACTTAAAAAAGCGGGATGGGATCCAAGCACCTTAGACTATATTATTACTGTAAGTTGCACCGGTATTATAATCCCTTCTTTAGATGCGTATCTTATAAATAAACTGAAACTACGACAGGATATCGTCAGATTGCCAGTTACAGAGATGGGCTGTGTAGCAGGAGTATCGGGTTTGTTATATGCCAAAAACTTCCTCAAAGGCAATCCTAACAAACGAGCCGCAGTAATAGCGATTGAAGCTCCGACTGCTACATTTCAACTGGATGATTTTTCAATGTCAAATATTGTAAGCGCGGCTATTTTTGGTGATGGGGCAGCTTGTTGTCTACTTTCTTCTTATGAAGAAGATTATGGTCCCAACATACTTGATGAACAGATGTATCACTTCTTTAATACGGAGCATATTATGGGATTTAAACTGACCAATAGTGGTTTGAAAATGATACTTGGCACTGAAGTTCCGGATACCATAGCACAACATTTTGGTGATATTATACATCCGTTCTTAAAGAAAAATAATTTAGAAATCAGAAACATAGACCATATGATATTTCATCCCGGAGGAAAAAAAATCGTAATGACGGTCGAAAAACTATTTTCAGAATGGGGTAAAAATATTGATCACACAAAAGAAATATTATTGCAATATGGCAATATGTCAAGTGCAACTGTTCTTTACGTCCTAGAGCGCGTCATGGATAAAAATCCCATACAGGGAGAATTAGGGTTGATGTTAAGTTTTGGTCCAGGATTTTCTGCCCAAGGGCTTTTATTAAAATGGTAA
- a CDS encoding beta-ketoacyl-[acyl-carrier-protein] synthase family protein: protein MNRVVITGLGVVAPNGVGVPAFTDAIKNGISGIRQDEQLQQLQFSCQIAGKPQITDEIKSAYFTDLELRGFNSSGILYGVIAGVEAWKNAGLPIENNNEPDWDSGTIFGSGTSGIDKLRESIYKIDDLQTRKLGSSVVAQTMNSGISAYLGGKLGLGNQVTTNSSACATGTEAIIMAYERIRSGKAKRILAGSTSDSGPYIWAGFDALRVCSSKYNDNPEAGSRPMSATAAGFVPASGAGALIIEDLESALKRGANIYAEILGGSVNCGGQRGNGTMTAPNSKAVQRCIIDALKNAAISANDIDAINGHLTATAKDSIEIENWTKALGRSHIDFPYVNSLKSLIGHCLSASGSIESVATVLQLYHGFLFGNTNCDDLHPEIATHIDASKIPTKSFNINLNVIAKASFGFGDVNACVIFKKFEI from the coding sequence ATGAACCGAGTTGTAATAACGGGATTAGGGGTCGTTGCTCCAAATGGAGTTGGCGTACCTGCTTTTACCGATGCTATTAAAAATGGTATATCTGGAATACGCCAGGATGAACAATTACAGCAATTGCAGTTTTCTTGTCAGATCGCAGGAAAACCCCAAATTACAGATGAAATAAAGTCAGCGTATTTTACCGATCTTGAACTTAGAGGTTTTAACAGTAGCGGAATACTATATGGCGTCATTGCAGGTGTTGAAGCTTGGAAAAATGCCGGACTTCCGATAGAAAATAATAATGAGCCTGATTGGGACAGTGGAACTATATTTGGATCAGGAACATCAGGCATTGATAAATTGCGCGAAAGTATCTATAAAATTGATGATTTACAGACGCGTAAACTTGGTAGCAGTGTTGTTGCTCAAACTATGAATAGTGGTATAAGCGCATATCTGGGCGGAAAATTAGGACTAGGAAATCAGGTAACCACGAATTCTTCGGCATGCGCAACAGGGACCGAAGCAATAATAATGGCCTATGAGCGTATAAGATCAGGAAAAGCAAAACGCATATTAGCCGGCAGCACTTCAGATAGCGGCCCCTACATTTGGGCTGGATTTGATGCTTTAAGAGTTTGCAGTTCTAAATATAATGACAATCCTGAGGCAGGCTCCCGTCCTATGAGTGCAACAGCAGCAGGATTTGTACCTGCATCCGGTGCAGGAGCACTAATTATTGAGGACTTGGAAAGTGCGCTAAAACGAGGGGCAAATATTTATGCAGAAATTCTAGGTGGTAGTGTAAACTGTGGGGGACAGCGGGGAAATGGTACGATGACTGCTCCAAATAGCAAAGCTGTTCAAAGATGCATTATTGATGCTCTCAAAAACGCAGCTATTTCAGCAAATGATATTGACGCAATCAATGGTCATCTTACAGCAACTGCTAAAGATAGTATTGAAATAGAGAACTGGACAAAGGCATTGGGCAGAAGTCATATTGATTTTCCCTACGTCAATTCATTAAAGAGTTTGATAGGACATTGCCTCAGTGCTTCAGGAAGCATTGAAAGTGTAGCTACAGTTCTGCAACTTTATCATGGGTTTTTATTTGGAAATACAAATTGCGATGATCTACATCCAGAAATAGCAACTCATATTGATGCCTCAAAAATACCGACAAAATCTTTTAACATTAATTTAAATGTAATAGCCAAAGCTAGCTTTGGATTTGGTGATGTGAATGCTTGTGTAATATTTAAAAAATTTGAAATTTAA
- a CDS encoding MFS transporter, whose protein sequence is MGLKKVSSTRLYVIAWIFGLLFYFLDYVIRSSPAVMLPQLAEQFNVTSVNLISIIGTYYYTYSIVSLLAGLALDKFGAKYSLFTGTLILGLGCLLFVLSSSFAGNAGRLLQGAGCAFAFPGCVYLASKGFSAKSLATAIGFTQCVGMLAGSAGQFVVGPWVEKGLQTSDFWLGVGLITIVVAFGLLLIIPKNEDKNASVKTIDSKGILWPYKVVFSNPQSWLCGLISGLLFAPTTIFAMTWGVAFFQEDKDFSFHAATIASAMIPMGWVLGCPLLGYITDKIGARKPVLLVGAVVMILAIGQILFFPDLISVYTTNFIFGVASGAAMIPYSVIKESNPDEVKGSATGAMNFITFSVTTLLNPIFSKFFGQTLSLGINKSSHFQSTGLFWIGGIILAIILTFFLNETGQRKVTKSSL, encoded by the coding sequence ATGGGACTAAAAAAAGTATCATCAACCAGATTATATGTTATTGCATGGATATTTGGACTTTTATTCTATTTTTTAGATTATGTTATCCGTTCATCTCCTGCAGTCATGTTACCCCAATTGGCTGAACAATTTAACGTAACATCGGTTAATCTTATTAGTATTATAGGCACCTACTATTACACCTATTCTATCGTTAGTTTATTGGCGGGTCTTGCTCTTGATAAATTTGGGGCTAAATATTCTTTGTTTACAGGTACATTGATTTTAGGTCTTGGTTGCCTGCTTTTTGTACTCTCCAGTTCTTTTGCTGGTAATGCCGGCAGGTTATTACAAGGCGCTGGCTGTGCATTTGCCTTTCCGGGATGTGTGTACCTTGCTTCAAAAGGATTTTCTGCGAAGTCGCTAGCTACTGCCATAGGATTTACACAATGTGTAGGTATGCTTGCAGGCTCTGCTGGACAGTTTGTCGTTGGACCGTGGGTTGAAAAAGGACTACAAACGAGCGATTTTTGGTTAGGAGTTGGTTTGATCACTATCGTAGTGGCTTTCGGCCTGTTACTTATTATACCGAAAAATGAAGATAAAAATGCATCTGTGAAAACCATAGATTCAAAAGGTATTTTATGGCCCTATAAGGTTGTTTTTTCTAATCCTCAGTCCTGGTTATGTGGTTTGATATCAGGGTTATTGTTTGCTCCTACAACGATATTTGCCATGACCTGGGGTGTGGCTTTTTTTCAGGAGGATAAAGATTTTAGTTTTCATGCTGCAACAATTGCAAGTGCCATGATTCCTATGGGATGGGTACTAGGTTGCCCGCTATTGGGTTATATAACGGATAAAATTGGTGCGCGCAAGCCAGTTCTTTTAGTTGGTGCTGTGGTTATGATTTTAGCAATTGGCCAGATTCTTTTTTTTCCAGATCTGATATCTGTATATACTACTAATTTTATATTTGGTGTTGCTTCAGGAGCTGCAATGATTCCTTATTCAGTTATTAAAGAGTCTAACCCAGATGAGGTTAAAGGTAGCGCTACCGGAGCGATGAACTTTATAACTTTTAGTGTAACTACGCTATTAAATCCTATATTTAGTAAGTTTTTCGGACAAACGCTGTCTTTAGGAATAAACAAATCATCTCATTTTCAATCGACAGGATTATTCTGGATAGGGGGTATAATACTAGCTATTATCTTAACGTTTTTTCTTAACGAAACTGGACAAAGAAAAGTCACGAAGTCATCGTTATAA
- a CDS encoding winged helix-turn-helix transcriptional regulator, whose amino-acid sequence MVLCTNAQYKWLMEEKKIKNSESCCDVNGIFKIIGGKWKVLLIKTIAQQCPKRFGELRRDMEDMAQTTLTLQLRELERDGIICRQVYLESPPRVEYKLSEMGKTILPVIDMLDEWWEAYKMR is encoded by the coding sequence ATGGTTTTATGCACTAATGCTCAGTATAAGTGGCTTATGGAAGAAAAAAAAATCAAAAATTCGGAAAGTTGTTGCGATGTCAACGGAATTTTTAAAATTATAGGTGGAAAATGGAAGGTATTGCTAATTAAAACCATCGCACAGCAATGCCCAAAGCGTTTCGGCGAGTTACGAAGAGACATGGAAGATATGGCCCAGACAACATTAACGTTGCAGTTACGTGAGCTTGAACGCGATGGTATCATCTGTAGACAAGTTTATCTCGAATCACCTCCACGAGTCGAATACAAATTGAGTGAAATGGGGAAAACGATTCTGCCGGTTATCGACATGTTGGATGAATGGTGGGAAGCCTATAAAATGAGATAA
- a CDS encoding methyltransferase domain-containing protein: MRINTDNRTEKTELMDDFSLQGEELREALDKIARINQFLGGNSITLNGVKQLLAHVDRSKHITVADIGCGNGDMLRMLAEYGIKNNINFKMIGIDANEYTINYARKLSTSYANIDYVCTDIFEENFKTLKYDIALCTLTIHHFTNEKIIDLITIFSHNASVGIVINDLQRSKFAYRLYQMVCFVFRLNRMLQEDGCTSILRGFKRNELQSFARKLNLKNYTIQWKWAFRYQWIIPKL; encoded by the coding sequence ATGAGAATAAATACCGATAATAGGACAGAAAAAACCGAATTAATGGATGATTTTTCACTCCAAGGTGAAGAATTACGAGAAGCTCTAGATAAAATTGCACGCATCAATCAATTTCTTGGAGGCAATAGTATTACACTTAATGGCGTAAAGCAATTGTTAGCACACGTTGATCGATCTAAACATATCACTGTTGCAGATATAGGTTGCGGTAACGGTGATATGTTACGTATGTTAGCCGAATACGGTATTAAGAACAATATTAATTTTAAAATGATCGGTATAGATGCAAATGAATATACGATCAACTATGCTCGAAAATTATCAACAAGCTACGCTAATATTGACTATGTATGCACTGATATATTTGAAGAAAATTTCAAGACATTAAAATACGATATTGCACTTTGCACCTTAACTATTCATCATTTTACTAATGAAAAAATAATAGATTTAATTACTATCTTTAGTCATAATGCCTCTGTAGGAATAGTTATAAACGATTTACAGCGCAGCAAATTTGCTTATAGACTTTACCAAATGGTATGTTTTGTTTTTAGATTAAACAGGATGTTGCAAGAAGATGGATGTACATCGATATTGAGAGGATTTAAAAGAAATGAACTACAAAGTTTTGCAAGAAAACTAAATTTAAAGAATTATACCATCCAATGGAAATGGGCCTTTCGTTACCAATGGATTATACCTAAACTATGA
- a CDS encoding SGNH/GDSL hydrolase family protein: protein MKNYTLLIIVSFFCSILVAQQKSNSLLHLNRAEKILFLGNSITYDGRYVAMIESVLLSSHFIKGTAIINLGLPSETVSGLSEDNHANGEFARPCLFDRLESILQKIKPDVVFACYGMNDGIYLPFDSVRFKAYQDGIEKLYMEALKSGVKRIILITPPVHDDPDLGLDGYNQVLDRYSTWLLEQRKNKNWEVIDLHFPMKKYLESRRRIDPTYKLAPDGIHPEQEGHWLMARSIISYLNPTFPQVIKWDEYVAKHTYLPKLYEAVLKKQELMKLALLRYTKHKRPGIPSGLTMEQANQQNKHLEKQISLLIKHD, encoded by the coding sequence ATGAAAAATTATACTCTTTTAATAATTGTTAGTTTTTTTTGTTCGATTTTAGTTGCGCAACAAAAATCTAATTCTCTGTTGCATTTGAATCGAGCCGAAAAGATTTTATTTCTTGGAAATAGCATCACCTATGATGGTCGATATGTCGCGATGATAGAAAGTGTTCTTCTAAGTAGTCATTTTATAAAAGGTACTGCAATAATTAACCTTGGGCTTCCAAGTGAGACTGTTTCTGGGCTTAGTGAGGACAATCATGCGAACGGTGAATTTGCAAGACCATGTTTATTCGATCGGTTGGAAAGTATATTGCAGAAGATCAAACCTGATGTTGTTTTTGCATGTTACGGAATGAATGACGGCATTTATCTCCCTTTTGACAGTGTGCGTTTCAAAGCTTATCAGGACGGTATAGAAAAATTATATATGGAGGCGCTTAAAAGTGGTGTAAAACGGATTATATTGATTACACCGCCCGTTCATGATGATCCAGATCTTGGTCTTGACGGATATAATCAAGTATTGGATCGATATTCAACTTGGCTATTAGAACAGCGGAAGAATAAAAATTGGGAAGTTATAGATCTTCATTTTCCCATGAAAAAATACTTAGAATCCAGAAGACGGATTGATCCCACGTATAAGCTGGCTCCGGATGGTATACATCCAGAGCAGGAGGGACACTGGTTAATGGCCAGGTCAATTATTTCCTATCTTAATCCTACATTTCCGCAAGTGATCAAGTGGGATGAGTACGTTGCTAAGCATACTTATTTACCCAAGTTGTATGAGGCTGTTCTTAAGAAACAAGAACTAATGAAACTAGCCTTGCTGCGCTATACTAAGCATAAAAGACCTGGCATTCCCTCTGGCTTGACCATGGAACAGGCTAATCAGCAAAATAAGCATTTAGAAAAACAAATTTCATTATTGATTAAACATGATTAA
- the xpt gene encoding xanthine phosphoribosyltransferase, whose protein sequence is MNLKVALFSFCSTIFALHYYFNMKLLKDRILKDGKSFEGGILKVDSFINHQMDPILMKSIGVEFVRRFGHLPINKIITIEASGIAPAIMLGYLLELPVVFVKKAVPKTMNNMLTASVYSYTKDKTYDICVSTDFLTKTDQVVFIDDFLANGNASIGVYELVKKAGATMLGMGFIIEKSFQKGNERLQELNIQIESLARIKTLGDNLIEFED, encoded by the coding sequence ATGAATCTAAAAGTGGCTTTGTTTTCATTTTGTTCAACTATCTTTGCTTTGCATTATTATTTTAACATGAAATTACTAAAAGACCGAATCTTAAAGGATGGTAAAAGCTTTGAAGGCGGAATATTAAAAGTTGATAGTTTTATAAACCATCAGATGGACCCTATTCTTATGAAATCTATAGGTGTAGAGTTTGTCCGTCGCTTTGGGCATCTACCAATTAATAAAATTATAACGATTGAAGCAAGTGGCATTGCTCCTGCAATAATGCTTGGATATTTATTAGAACTTCCCGTGGTATTTGTCAAAAAAGCTGTTCCGAAAACAATGAATAATATGTTAACGGCCTCGGTTTATTCTTACACCAAAGATAAAACATATGATATATGTGTAAGTACTGACTTCTTAACTAAAACTGACCAGGTAGTTTTTATCGACGATTTCTTAGCCAACGGAAATGCTTCTATTGGTGTTTATGAACTGGTAAAGAAAGCTGGAGCCACCATGCTGGGTATGGGATTTATTATTGAAAAATCTTTTCAAAAGGGAAATGAGCGCCTACAGGAATTAAATATTCAAATAGAATCTCTCGCACGTATTAAAACATTAGGTGATAATCTTATCGAGTTTGAAGACTAA
- a CDS encoding MFS transporter — protein sequence MRFQITDLLKVSVLSAGIFLFVVDLFIINVSLPTMQKSLQLSTSDTQWIIILYVIGYASLLISSGNAGNYYGRKKMYLIGMLGFTISSFICGFSNHIFILLLGRFLQGVSSGIMVPQGIALVTSLFKQKEKRTLALGIYGSIAGIASVLGQLLGGILPDQSWMSDSWRLIFLVNIPVGILALLLVYIIIPSFKPDVKAKVSYTPIIQLFVLLIGLICPLILGPELHWPVWTIVLLIVSIFLLVTFLQQQKKREQYGLSSLINFSLFKNKTFNIGLGAAFSYYMVQDAYFIINSNYLQVNKNFTPTMTGIAFVYQGIGYVLASIIVSKHVQKNGKSVILFGLAIMVVGLIAHLYIYNQPTITIHQIHILFFFYGLGCGTVLPSLMTMALKDIKTDLIGTASGIYLTIQQVSICMGIALVVGIYFHNQNTTLLDIENLSHAYSIATLTSITLLTFVIFFISLLPYRKQK from the coding sequence ATGCGTTTCCAAATTACCGATTTACTCAAAGTTTCCGTGCTCTCTGCCGGCATATTTTTATTTGTGGTCGATCTCTTCATTATTAATGTATCTTTACCAACCATGCAGAAATCACTGCAACTCAGTACCAGCGATACTCAGTGGATCATTATTCTTTATGTCATTGGATATGCCAGTCTGCTCATCAGTTCCGGGAATGCGGGTAATTATTATGGCAGAAAAAAGATGTACCTCATCGGCATGCTGGGATTCACGATTTCGTCATTTATATGTGGCTTTTCTAATCATATCTTTATTTTACTGCTTGGCCGATTTTTACAGGGCGTAAGTTCTGGTATTATGGTCCCACAGGGAATTGCGTTGGTTACTTCACTCTTTAAACAAAAAGAGAAACGCACTCTAGCACTTGGTATTTATGGAAGTATAGCTGGTATAGCATCCGTACTCGGGCAATTGTTAGGCGGTATCCTGCCCGATCAGTCCTGGATGAGTGACAGTTGGAGGTTGATTTTTTTAGTAAATATTCCTGTAGGCATATTGGCACTATTGTTAGTTTATATCATCATTCCTTCTTTTAAACCTGATGTTAAAGCAAAAGTCAGTTACACGCCCATCATCCAACTGTTTGTTTTATTGATTGGATTAATCTGTCCCCTTATTCTGGGGCCTGAGTTACACTGGCCGGTATGGACCATAGTGCTACTTATTGTCTCAATCTTTCTCTTAGTTACATTTCTGCAGCAACAAAAAAAACGAGAACAGTATGGACTTTCATCTCTTATCAATTTCTCATTATTCAAAAACAAAACCTTCAATATAGGTCTAGGGGCCGCATTTAGCTATTATATGGTACAGGATGCTTATTTCATTATCAATTCTAACTATTTGCAAGTTAACAAAAACTTTACACCTACCATGACGGGTATCGCATTTGTATATCAAGGCATCGGATACGTCCTAGCGAGTATTATTGTAAGCAAACATGTTCAAAAAAATGGAAAATCAGTTATTTTATTTGGATTAGCAATCATGGTTGTAGGTTTAATAGCGCATTTGTATATTTATAATCAACCTACAATAACCATCCATCAGATCCATATCTTATTTTTCTTTTACGGCTTAGGTTGCGGTACTGTACTACCTTCACTTATGACAATGGCATTGAAGGATATTAAGACTGATTTAATCGGTACTGCATCCGGCATTTACCTCACCATTCAGCAGGTTTCTATCTGTATGGGTATTGCATTAGTAGTGGGTATTTACTTTCACAATCAAAATACAACACTTTTAGATATAGAAAACTTAAGTCATGCTTACAGCATAGCAACTCTCACTTCGATTACCTTATTAACATTTGTGATTTTTTTTATCTCGCTCTTACCATACAGAAAACAAAAATAA